A single region of the Oenococcus kitaharae DSM 17330 genome encodes:
- a CDS encoding UDP-N-acetylglucosamine 1-carboxyvinyltransferase: MTKILINGGKRLHGEVTIGGAKNSTVALIPASILAETPVRFDTVPAILDVKNLQLILKSMNVSSTFHDGFLEVDPTHIVEGPLPKNAIKSLRASYYFMGALLGRFGKATVTFPGGDNIGPRPIDQHIKGFKALGALVREDNDTIYITTGPQGLHGAEIFFDKVSVGATMNLIMASVRAKGLTILENVAREPEITDLATFLNNMGANIRGAGTDTIRISGVPVLRSSAVHTIIPDRIEAGTYITAAAAMGDGVTVKNVIPEHLESFTSKLIEMGVRLRISEDEIYVPATGHLKPVIITTAPFPGFATDLQQPISPLLMKADGRSTIIDTIYPQRIRHVVELRRMGGDISSLEGGVIQINESPRLIGTDVQAAEIRAGAALVIAGLMADGQTVIDHADHILRGYEQIQQKLTNLGASVEVLDVDLPSLMP; this comes from the coding sequence ATGACCAAAATCTTAATTAATGGCGGAAAGCGCCTACATGGGGAAGTCACAATCGGAGGCGCAAAAAACTCGACTGTGGCGCTGATTCCGGCTTCGATTCTCGCTGAGACACCAGTTCGTTTTGATACTGTCCCGGCTATTTTGGATGTCAAAAATCTTCAATTAATTTTGAAATCCATGAATGTTTCGTCGACTTTTCATGACGGCTTTTTAGAAGTTGATCCGACGCATATTGTCGAAGGGCCGCTTCCTAAAAATGCGATCAAATCTTTGAGAGCCTCCTATTATTTTATGGGTGCGCTGCTGGGCCGTTTTGGCAAAGCTACAGTAACTTTTCCAGGTGGGGATAATATCGGCCCGCGGCCGATTGACCAGCACATTAAGGGTTTTAAAGCTTTGGGTGCGCTCGTTCGTGAAGATAATGACACGATTTATATTACGACCGGCCCGCAGGGCCTTCATGGTGCAGAGATATTTTTTGATAAAGTCTCAGTCGGTGCAACGATGAATTTAATTATGGCATCGGTTCGCGCTAAGGGCCTTACAATTTTGGAGAACGTGGCTCGCGAACCCGAAATTACGGATTTGGCTACTTTTTTGAACAATATGGGTGCTAATATTCGTGGTGCTGGTACTGATACCATTCGTATTTCGGGTGTTCCTGTTCTACGTTCTTCGGCTGTACATACAATTATTCCCGATCGTATTGAAGCCGGGACCTATATTACGGCCGCAGCTGCTATGGGTGATGGCGTTACCGTGAAAAATGTGATCCCAGAGCATTTAGAGTCTTTTACCTCTAAGCTAATTGAAATGGGGGTGCGTTTGAGAATTTCGGAAGATGAGATTTACGTACCGGCAACCGGCCATTTAAAACCGGTAATCATCACGACAGCGCCCTTTCCTGGTTTTGCGACTGACCTTCAGCAGCCAATTAGTCCGTTATTGATGAAGGCTGACGGCCGCTCAACAATTATTGATACGATTTATCCGCAGCGAATCCGTCACGTAGTTGAATTACGACGCATGGGCGGGGATATTTCCTCTCTGGAAGGCGGTGTGATTCAGATCAATGAATCGCCTCGCCTAATTGGGACAGATGTGCAAGCCGCTGAGATCAGAGCTGGTGCAGCTTTAGTGATTGCTGGGCTGATGGCTGATGGCCAGACAGTCATTGACCATGCTGACCATATCCTACGCGGTTACGAACAGATCCAGCAGAAATTGACCAATTTAGGTGCGTCTGTTGAAGTTTTGGATGTGGATTTGCCTAGTTTGATGCCCTAA
- a CDS encoding type B 50S ribosomal protein L31 has protein sequence MKADIHPDYRPVVFVDSTTGAKFLAGSTAKAQGEVDYEGQTYPMVRVEVSSDSHPFYTGKQKVNQADGAVDKFNKKYGLK, from the coding sequence ATGAAAGCAGATATTCATCCAGATTACCGTCCAGTCGTTTTTGTCGATTCGACGACCGGTGCTAAGTTCTTGGCAGGTTCGACCGCTAAAGCTCAGGGCGAAGTTGATTACGAAGGCCAGACCTATCCAATGGTTCGTGTTGAAGTATCATCTGATTCGCATCCTTTCTATACTGGGAAGCAAAAAGTTAACCAAGCCGATGGTGCGGTTGACAAGTTCAATAAAAAATACGGACTCAAGTAA
- a CDS encoding C69 family dipeptidase yields the protein MKDQFLGTSCTTILVGKKASYDGSTIVARTEDSGNGSFEAKKFIVVKPEDQVKHYVSKISKVAIDLPDKALRYTATPNAVQDEGIWGEAGINSDNVAMSATETITTNERVLGADPMVAAGIGEEDLLTIVLPYIHSAKEGVQRLGALLEKYGTYERNGIAFSDVNDIWFLETIGGHHWLAQRVPDDHYVTVPNQLGIQDVDFDDPDNFMYSDDLPKFIEDNHLNLSLDGKVNSRLTFGSHADIDHHYNTPRAWFIQKFLTPNIDQEPMSDNIPFAQKPFRKITIEDVKYVLSSHYQDTPYDPYGTTGTEAQKHLFRPIGINRTSELSVLQIRPDQPEGNRAVQWLAYGSMAFNTLIPFYTNVEDTPDYVKNTTARVSSENFYWANRIIAALADPHYHDVVADLERYQELTLSLGHENLLDADKAAVNKTGQALTDALAAANNEISDAVKKETEDLLDKVLFTVSNLMTNKFARSDN from the coding sequence ATGAAAGATCAATTTTTAGGAACTTCCTGTACGACGATTTTGGTCGGCAAAAAGGCCAGTTATGATGGGTCAACAATCGTTGCGAGAACAGAAGATTCTGGTAATGGCAGCTTTGAGGCTAAAAAATTTATTGTCGTTAAGCCTGAAGATCAAGTTAAACATTATGTTTCCAAGATCTCTAAAGTGGCGATTGATTTGCCTGACAAAGCATTGCGCTATACAGCAACTCCCAACGCTGTCCAAGATGAAGGCATTTGGGGCGAGGCCGGCATTAATTCTGATAATGTTGCGATGAGTGCAACGGAGACGATTACAACTAACGAACGTGTACTGGGTGCTGATCCAATGGTGGCCGCTGGTATTGGCGAAGAAGACCTATTGACAATTGTGCTGCCTTATATTCATTCTGCTAAAGAAGGCGTTCAGCGTTTAGGTGCGCTCTTAGAGAAATATGGTACTTATGAACGCAACGGCATCGCTTTTTCTGATGTTAATGATATTTGGTTTTTGGAGACGATTGGCGGCCATCACTGGCTGGCACAGCGTGTTCCCGACGATCATTATGTGACGGTTCCTAACCAGTTAGGTATTCAGGACGTGGATTTTGATGATCCTGACAATTTTATGTATTCAGATGATCTGCCAAAATTTATTGAAGACAACCATTTGAATTTGTCTTTGGATGGCAAAGTCAACAGCCGTCTTACTTTTGGTTCGCATGCTGATATTGATCACCATTACAACACGCCGCGTGCCTGGTTTATCCAAAAGTTTTTGACACCAAATATTGATCAGGAGCCCATGAGCGACAATATTCCCTTTGCTCAAAAGCCTTTTCGCAAGATTACGATTGAAGATGTGAAATACGTGTTGTCAAGTCATTATCAAGACACACCTTATGATCCTTATGGTACAACGGGAACTGAAGCCCAAAAGCATCTTTTCCGTCCAATCGGGATTAACCGTACCAGCGAGTTGTCGGTTTTGCAGATCCGTCCGGATCAGCCTGAAGGCAATCGGGCTGTTCAGTGGCTGGCTTATGGATCAATGGCTTTTAACACTTTAATTCCTTTCTATACGAATGTCGAAGATACGCCGGATTATGTAAAAAATACGACTGCACGTGTCAGTTCTGAGAATTTTTATTGGGCAAACCGAATTATCGCGGCTTTGGCAGATCCCCATTATCATGATGTCGTTGCTGATTTGGAGCGTTACCAGGAACTGACATTAAGTTTGGGGCACGAGAATCTTCTGGATGCCGACAAAGCAGCTGTTAATAAGACTGGCCAGGCCTTGACTGATGCTCTAGCGGCAGCAAACAACGAGATCAGCGATGCCGTGAAAAAAGAGACTGAAGATCTCTTGGATAAAGTGTTGTTCACTGTTTCGAATCTGATGACAAATAAATTTGCCCGCAGTGACAATTAA